A genomic segment from Candidatus Deferrimicrobium sp. encodes:
- a CDS encoding UDP-N-acetylmuramate--L-alanine ligase, with amino-acid sequence MKNVHLIAACGVGMASLAGMLKEKGCRVTGSDANVYPPMSTQLESLGIRLASPYAPENIPPDTDLVVVGNAVSRGNQEAQEAVRRGVPTLSMPQAVARFFLGERESIVVAGTHGKTTTTSLAAWSLFALGADPSFLVGGVPKNFPVSYRVGLGRHFVIEGDEYDTAYFDKGPKFLHYRPRIVLLTSVEFDHADIYRDLDHVRESFRRLAAILPPDGLLVACADYPDVVAVSREARCPVIFYATRDGALPAGPGLDAWTVRGTGESSGMTGFRMEGSGRSLDFRLPLPGLHNAANAAGVAIVLMRLGFLPEAIAPTFERFAGIRRRQEEVGEFRGILVVDDFAHHPTAVRETLRAVRGRYPGRRIVAVFEPRSNTSRRKVFQREFTSALSEADEVILAGVFGADKIPPEERLSPEEVAAEVRAAGRPAQVIPEVDGIVTRLAETCRAGDLVLIMSNGGFGGIQGKLAAALSV; translated from the coding sequence TTGAAGAACGTCCACCTGATCGCGGCGTGCGGCGTGGGGATGGCCTCCCTCGCGGGGATGTTGAAGGAGAAGGGGTGCCGGGTCACCGGATCCGACGCGAACGTCTACCCGCCGATGAGCACGCAGCTCGAGAGCCTCGGCATCCGGCTCGCCTCGCCGTACGCGCCGGAGAACATCCCGCCGGACACGGACCTGGTGGTCGTGGGGAACGCGGTGTCGCGGGGGAACCAGGAGGCGCAGGAGGCGGTCCGGCGCGGCGTGCCGACGCTGTCGATGCCCCAGGCGGTCGCGCGGTTCTTCCTCGGGGAGAGGGAATCGATCGTCGTGGCGGGGACGCACGGGAAGACGACGACCACGTCGCTCGCCGCCTGGTCGCTCTTCGCCCTCGGGGCCGACCCGTCGTTCCTCGTGGGAGGGGTCCCGAAGAACTTCCCCGTGAGCTACCGGGTCGGGCTCGGGCGGCACTTCGTGATCGAGGGGGACGAGTACGACACCGCGTATTTCGACAAGGGACCGAAGTTCCTCCACTACCGGCCCCGGATCGTCCTGCTCACGAGCGTGGAGTTCGACCACGCCGACATCTACCGCGATCTCGATCACGTGCGGGAGTCGTTCCGCCGGCTCGCGGCGATCCTTCCCCCCGACGGTCTGCTCGTGGCGTGCGCCGACTACCCGGACGTCGTCGCGGTGTCGCGGGAGGCGCGCTGCCCCGTGATCTTCTACGCCACGCGGGACGGCGCGCTTCCGGCGGGCCCCGGCCTCGACGCGTGGACGGTGCGGGGAACGGGGGAATCCAGCGGGATGACCGGTTTCCGGATGGAGGGGTCGGGGCGTTCCCTCGACTTCCGCCTCCCCCTGCCGGGGCTCCACAACGCTGCCAACGCGGCGGGCGTCGCGATCGTCCTGATGCGCCTCGGCTTCCTCCCGGAGGCGATCGCGCCGACGTTCGAGCGTTTCGCCGGGATCCGGCGGCGGCAGGAGGAGGTGGGAGAGTTCCGCGGAATCCTCGTCGTCGACGACTTCGCGCACCACCCCACGGCGGTCCGGGAGACGCTCCGGGCGGTCCGCGGCCGGTATCCAGGGCGGCGGATCGTGGCGGTCTTCGAGCCCCGGTCGAACACCAGCCGACGGAAGGTGTTCCAGCGGGAGTTCACCTCGGCCCTTTCCGAGGCGGACGAGGTGATCCTCGCGGGCGTGTTCGGGGCAGACAAGATTCCGCCGGAAGAACGGCTCTCCCCGGAAGAGGTGGCGGCGGAGGTGCGCGCGGCCGGGCGTCCCGCGCAGGTCATCCCCGAGGTGGACGGGATCGTGACCCGGCTCGCGGAAACGTGCCGGGCGGGCGACCTCGTCCTGATCATGTCGAACGGCGGATTCGGCGGGATCCAGGGAAAGCTCGCCGCCGCTCTTTCCGTTTGA